The DNA region TTCAAGATATAGCATAATTTCCTGTTTGGCAACTTTAagtccgtttttgattggctgtaacGGCCAAACAAAAACATAATCGCAAAATCCACTCGATAACTTTTGTGAGGCTCAGGCAATAGATGCTctataccgactttcagaaagattgatcaaaaattgagggaggaatagcatttttactgattttcgatgtgctgcttggcccctaattatctcacttcctgttgggtgtggccatggcagcctgttgacttttttgtttgtcttagtgagatacacacaccccAAAAATTTGGAGTCTGTAGCTTGTACTTTATACCACCCCCGCCCCATAGGCCTACGCATTAGGGGGCGCTATTCTGTGCCCGGACCCAATCCGGACCCGAGcttctggttctgagtagcggttgcCATGTCCGACCACCATGCCAAAGGGCGTACCACCAAattcttctcagacaaaatgggcgaCCCAAACAACGAGCAAGaagcgaaataataataataatccgagcaagaacaatagggcctcgcaccctccggtgctcgggccctaataataatttaacggagaacaatagggccttgcaccttcggtgctcgggccctaataataataataataattgatgcCACATATATTTAGATCCTGCCTTGTATGTCACAACACTTTAAACCATAGACATAGTACACTTAACTTCAATTAAATTCACGTAGAAATACTTATGACATACTAATACAATATCATGTTAAAAACAGGCCGCAGCTGAttgggcacatgtgtgtgtgggttcatgaCTTACCTGGAACTGGCTTAAAATTCCCGTGCCATGGCACGTTCTGTGCCAAAGGTTGCTCAGTGCAcgagagtgagggacagagacaggcaggGGTGGGGTGAGAAGCTGGTGGGGAGTCAGCagtggtggaggggtggaggggcttGGGGGAATGTTCCGGTCCGGGGTCTGGAAACTATAGGTGATCTCCAGGCTATTTTGGGAAACAAACAAGGGGGGGGAACATTACACCCCGAGAATCATGTGTTTGACCCAGGGCCTGCAGATGTGGCGGGCCCAGAGGGTGAACTGAAACGTTTCGCTGGCTGGCCAGCCTCGCGGCGGGGAATGATGAAATTGGTTGGAGAGGAACGGCAACAGGTGTGTGATCATCAGACACAACTAGTCAGCTGGCACTTGCCATCAAcaaccaaccaaaaaaaaaaacccaaagcactTAACCCTCTCTTTGTGAACAGTGGCATGGAGAAATTGCATTTCAATCACATAACTGGGCTGCATTGAAGGGACTGATTTCAGTGGCTGCAATGGCAATGGCTGCAATCTCAATGGCTACACATGCTTCGGGAAAGTCGTGTTATAATTGAGGCCAAACGCTGAATACATTTCCCAAAGTTCTTAAATAGCCACAAGTCACTCGCTCCAGTATGTACTCCAAGGGGAGTGAGTAACCCTGTGATGTTTTGTTGCATCTCTGAGGCATCGGGCCCTGTGACTGTCTAGGAAATCCCCCTCTTTGAGGCCAGCCTGTGGGCCAAACACTAGGCATAGCATGGGAAAGGATATTTTGGGATGTAACAAATGTCACATGTTGTTGTATGTTGTCTTACCAACATCTCTAGTGTATCTGACCACCAGTGCTATTCCATGGGGGCAGAAGTTGGCTATCATGAAGTCTTTTAGGAGCCTTTAAAGTGACATTTTTAAACCACAGGCTAAACAGTGGCTCTGACACAATTTATTCTGGATGGGTGCAACTTTTATTTATGTTTGATGTGCTGTAAATGGGGGACTTTTCTTCGACAATGGCAACTGTGAGCCGGACCTTTTTTGTGATGCCTATTTTGAATGCATGATCAATAATGCGCTGCAGAAAGGCTTTCGTGGAATGTCCTGTGGTCCGTTACATGACAAGTTGGAGTTAGGTTACTCCGGCATTCATCCTTTTGGTGACAAGGGTGTATGTTAGGACACTGTGTACCTACGGCCAAATGACAAGCCTCCTCTTTTTCCCCTATGCCATTCACTTCTGTCGTgccgtgtgttgttgttgatgtattTTCCTTCCTTGCTCCGTGGCGAGGATGACATCTGACCTTTCAGTTCCATGCAACAAAACTAGACAAGACTAATCTCCTGGTTGTCCGTCCCATGCAGGACACCTGCTCCATGGCACCCGCTTGCTTTTGAGGGGGTGTCAtggggtatggtgtggtgtggagacaggggacagggctggaccagtaatctggcatacaggacattttcctggGGGGCCACCGGTCCTTGGTGGATGATGCGGTTGTTTtgattttgttgctgttgtttatttcccttagagaccaggggcctatactacaaagctggttccggataagttaaggttaagttaagaggtaaatcacctgatagaagagcctggagtagtcctcattttcttaagaaaggcTCTTGTATTGGGTGATCTTACATCTTACATCTGAACTTAAccgtaacttatcctgaaccagctttgtagtataggcccctgcccACCATTTAGATAGGGCAGCCCATTAGTCCATCTTTATATGTAGGCAATGGACTGTGCCAATCATGATATTGAAGAAAAACAGGGGTGCTGTGTCAATGGCTGCTGATCTACGTCAAAAATGCCCCGGCAGTTTTTTGGGCCCATATCAGCATTGGATGCGGGTAGGGTGGGTGGAAGGCATGTATTCTTTCTATGCAAAGCAGAGTGttttagtctgtctgtctttgctttCCTGTTCAATACAAAGAACAATAAGTGAACTGTGAATATAGGCACTCATGGTCACATGGTGGTACCTTTGATTATGTAATGCTGGGGCCTTGAGTTTCTACCTGTGTGTCTTTCGACGTGTGAATGGACAAAGGGCAGGCTACTCAATCCACAATGGGTTAGTAACAAGGTCATTAGTATTTATCAATTCCCCACACTCATGTCCTTCCGTATTGAGTTAATTATTTATGGGACTAATATATCTCTCATGCCCTTCATCTTCTCAGCAAACAAATTCAACCTTTGACCACTGAGTGACTTCTTACATCTTAACATCAAGATGTGTCCTCACAAGATaactgtattttttgttttgtttaccccTCTCTGCTCCGGCATGGTTGGCTCCCTGCCCAGGCAGCATACCGGAAAATGTCAGTGGGGAGGTTATAGAATACCTGTCCTGTAATATCAGGTTGTGTACTTACAGCACCAACCCATCTAACCTTGTTTCACAACAGGCAAAGATATATAACACTACAACACGTCTAAACATGACCCACTTCCTCTTTCCTTTGTTACTTTAAAAGCAATTCCACTGCTTGAATTTTGAGTTTATATGTAGCCATAGCCTATGTAGCATATGCGTTCCATAACAAGGAAGATGTGGCATCAACTCCTGTCAAAATTAAGACATAACTTATTCTAAACATTATTTGCTTATTTTATTTAGCTAATAGAACACTTCATACCCTGATGATcaacaagaaagaaaaatctcCTAGGTCAGCATTAAGTGTGGGCTTTGGGAAAAGGGCGAACGCATCCACTACGCAGGGTGATAATATTTCTAAGGACGTTTCGCAATACTGTGGAAGATGATAAACAAAGCCACGTGTTGTGGGGCTGTCTCCAAAGTGGGCGGGTACCAACACATTTCCGGATTGTGAGGGCACGTATAAAATGCCACTGCGCAGTTCCCACATCAGAACAGTTTCCATAGGACTTTAATATAAAGAGTACCACACAGCTTAACTTGAATCCACTCGTTTTACTTTTAATCATTCAACGGCACTTGTTAGTGATAAGAACTAGAAATGCCATTTCTTGGACAAGACTGGCGTTCCCCCGGTCAAAGCTGGGTGAAAACAGAGGAGGGATGGAAAAAATCCACTGAGGACGAGAAAAATAACAACCTTTCCGAGGTGGTGCAGAGGTCAGTGAACACAACAGTGTCCAGTTGATTGGTATTACGCGAATGAATACGCACGTGGCGATTGTAGCCAATTGTCAGTTCATCCTGAATACACCTCATATTTTTTTGTGCCTTACCTTCTGACGAAAATaagctttctttttttgtgctgtAGATTCGCAAACTCCCTGCTCTTCCAATTTTCCTTGGCAAAATGTCTCAGTACTCACCAAATGGTTGGAATATTTTCACTTGCAGATATATTTGTTGTAAAACTTAGACAACATATTGATAGGGCATAGTTTCATCAACAATCATCAAAGTCTTTTGTATGCCTCCTCTGTACTTCTTGCATCTGGATGGGGATGAAGGAGGAGGGCCAGTGGAATGGGTAGCCCAGCCAGGGGATTTATTTTCAGCGCATGTAACAACAAAGCACTTTGCCATCAGCTGACAGCAAGGCCTGAGGCAACACTATTTGGAAAAGGAGATtttgagggggggagagagagagagagagagagagagagagagagagagagagagagagagagagagagagagagacgaggcacATCCAGGTCTATTTGTCATattgtctttctgtgtttctgtttccATATAGCTTTTCCAAAGAAGAGGCTTATTACAAAGAAAACTTACTGCTCTCCTTAAACTATGACGCAGCTgctaagaaaagaaagaaggaccTTCTCAATAACAACACTAAAGTTCCCTGTAAGTAGTGGCCCAGCATTGGCTACAGCCAGTGAATTTTACAACAGGCGTGTCACATTGATGCCTTCTTGTGTTGTCTTCTGATATAGATTTCCACAAAGACCAGTGGATATATGTACACAAGGGAAGCACAAAAGAGGTAAGGCCATGACTTATGCAGCCTAATGAAGCTCAAGTTGCTCATGAACAAAACTTAATACAACCCTGAAATGTTATTGGACCTTGGATAGTAACAGATCATCACGCTTTCTTTCCATGACATCTCCAGCGTCATGGATACTGCACACTGGGTGAAGCCTTCAACCGCCTGGATTTCTGCAGTGCCATTAAAGACCCCAAGCGATTCAACTATGTCGTGAGGGTAAGTGAGTTAAGACTTATTGGTGTCATTGATTCACATGGACGATTCGGTGTAAACTGCAGCGTTGTCGTGCTGCTACAGAGTGTCTTCAACCACCACAGCCATTTGCAGATTCAGCAGGGGGTTAAAGGCCAGTCTGTGGTGGGCGTGTAGGTTACTGTCTTATCATAGCCCTCCAGACAAGAGGCACTTTAAAGATCTCCTGACCCCACCACCGTGGGCCACAGGCGTtctctgtagtgtactgtatgtttagttCTTCCTCTTGTTTTGAAGCTGCTCTTTTGCCAGTTTAAAGGCAAGCAAAGTGCAATCAAAGTCAAATCCAAAAATTAAAGTGTATTTGTAATAGTGTAATATAGGAGAACAATATAGAAGGATGTCTATTTGATGGGCTCCAGTTTATAAATGCAGACCAGGGAGACCAATGACCCTGAACCTCACCTCTTGACTCCAGCCTATAACACAATTTTATAAACTCTCAACTCTTAATTTTTAGTTGTTATTAACTGTCTCTTATTAGTCAGGTATTCCACCAATGCTGTggtttctttacacacacacacacacacacacacacacacacacacacacacacacacacacacacacacacacacacacacacacacacacacacacacacacacacacacacagaagtgcctTGCCATGGATGCACTGCTCAGTGTGTTAACCTCTATAATGTCTTCTGCATTGTGGATTGGTCATCTATTACTCGTGGTCTTCAGAACAAAGAGTCTAGACTGGCCGCGACAAGTATTGCTGATgactcatttgtttttgtttagtggCTATTTATAGGCCTTCACAAATAGCGCAGGACTTGTCGCTCACCTCAATGCTGTCCTAGTGTCAGACCAGTTTGCCGCACTATCCTGATGTTGATTTACATACAGTGTAAGTGAAAGAGAATCGCAACACACTTAACTAGCTCAGCGAAAATATGCTCCACGTCTTTGAGAGCTATTTGTTTAGACTTGTCCGGGCTGCTGGCTTCCAAGAGGAACTCTGTGTTCTGACTGTCGGAGCATGGCACGGGGGctgtatcaggtgtgtgtgtgcagcaactGTCTGTCGTCTGGGCTAatagtgccagtgtgtgtgtttggtattttGTGAAGTGGCCTCCGCAAAGCGTTCTCAGTTACAAGGATCAGGTTTTAATGAGTGTGGAAAAAAAAGGCCGGCCCCCGTGTCTTGCGGCAATACCCAGAGCTTtctagacaggacaggacaggacaggacggggaCAGGGACAGCACACAGTGCAGCACGTTGTGACTCACggtgacacacacagcacacacacacacgcacgcaagaggTCCCGGCACAGCAGCACCTGTTGTGAGGCTCACATAGGCCAACATGTGACTTGCTGCTGCcatgctgttttgttttgtttctgttggggcctgtgctgctgctgctgctgctgcacggcgAATCCAGCCACCGTTGCCACCCATCCCCCCCTCCCCAAGAAATTTGGGTCACATGGCAAGTGCACAAGTAAACAGCGTGTTGCGTAAAAGGGTGCTCTGTGAGTGACTGGAAGGAATACTTCTGAATGGTGACCGCGAGTGCTCTCTGGAGTGCTAACAGGACCGTTGCTTTGGCATGGGGCCAGACttgcaatgcgtgtgtgtgtgtgtataggacaggaccgctgacagctctggctgggcccaggacaaagtcatttcaaagggcacccccatccaatatatatatatacagtgctggccaaaagtattggcaccccttcaattctgaaggggtgccaatacttttggcaagcactgtatacaatgtaatgaggagccaactctgaacctcctctctccctaggcccgggccAAGTGATCTGTTTGTCGTCGTCCCACCACCCCCCAAGCCACCCCTCGTCGGCTCccccgtgtgtgtctgtatgtgtcaggTCTGGGGGTTGGTGGAGGTcgttggggggtggtggtgactGGATGACTGGTGGTGTGCGGGTGACTGATGGAAAGTCAAGACAGGCATCTGACCCCAGGTTCCAAAGTGACACAATAGGCTGTCTGGTGAGGGACACAATGTTCCAGTAGCCCCAGTGTGTATGGAGAATAGATAGACTAGCCCGAGCAGGACTCTGGTAGGTCAGCATCTTACGACtgtggtttaaagggacactgcgcagTTTTCCTCTTCAATTGCCCTTACAGGTCGGACATAGAATTGTCTCTTATAATGAGCTGCACATGTAGACACTGCGTTTTGACCATTCAAAGATGTGTTTATGACATGAGACAAGAGTCTGACTTTTAGTTTTTTTGGTGGCCTGTCTTGCTTCCTGTACAGGATAGTAGTTATGGCTCGCTCTTTGGTGGTCAGACTCAGGACACTCGTTAGGAATCCTTtgcctcgggaaagtgcaatCATTAAATAATGAAGTGCAATCATTAAATTgtggttccgaaacacaaactcacagaagTTCGATGTAGTCCGTGTTCATTTAACAGAAGTGTTCTGAGGCATTTGTATGGCCACCAACTGTTGcattacacatttacacatttacaaacGATGTCAGGAGAACGAACTCGGGTTTACCGactaccgagtttcaaaagaagaACAAGCCCttagtgtgatgttgtgtgttcaAGACAGAGTCAGGCTGGAACTGACAGCAGGAAGACCTCAGTTGTACCTTGAGCAGTGCTTCATGAATACGGTGCAGGTTGTTGTTTTCACATAAGAGCACTTGAGGAGGAGAAATGTCAATTAAGGTCAgagggaaaggagaaagagagaggggaggaggaggaggaggagggggaatatCAAAGATGGTTTTGGGGAAGGGTATGAtggaaaagaaggaggagaacAAATGAGACATATCAAAGGAGGTCAGGGTCCatgttagccaggccatgccctcctagtgacacaacaccttcggcgctgcttctagtcaggccaagagcaatgtaaatattgtttcttatctcccgaaaaatctggaactcctcccactttgtcagcaaacaaacaatcagtagcaaaccaagggaggcgggtcaaccatgccgtttgggaaatgtaacttgttatgctcttggtcagaccaagtcttgaagagatgtgaaagttgatgataatcaggctaggtccaTGTACCCAGTGAACTACTGTTTCGCTCTTTGGTGTCTGGGCTGGGTCAAGTGGTCCCTGGCATTGCTCCATGACGTCATCACAGACACTctgaaaaatcacacacacacacacacacacacacacacacacacacacacacacacacacacacacacacacacacacacacacacacacactaacaaacacctATCTCTATTGTCTGAACTGTGCTGTGAATATGATGAGAGCAGCTCTGTTGGTGTGGAGGGTGATGAAACCGTGTGCTTGCATTATTGACCTGTATTTCAATTACTGTgtggagacgcacgcacgcacgcacgcacacacacacacacacacacacacacacacacacacacacacacacacacacacacacacacacacacacactgagcattaCTTGCTACTATTGCTTACTTACTACTGTACCACTGAGTTGGGAATGCCCCTAATACCAAGTCTTAACAATCTGAAATAGTTTATCAGAGAAATGAGGCAAACAGTGGACCACAGGACTGTAAAAATAACTTGTCTTGTGGAGTGAGGCTTGAGTTTACCTCCCTCCTGTCAGTTCAAGGGGAGATATCATGCTCTGAAAAAAACTCTGAGGttttccccccccctccattcctccacttttttttgttttgtttttaaactgtGCTCTGAGCCCGACAGACCAAAAGAGAAACACACTGCTTCCTCCGtaaaggaacgagagagagagaacactgagTCTGGAACCTGACAAACGTTTTGAAATGTATGTGTCCCTCTGCAGCTGCTGGAGCTGATTGCCAAGTCCCAACTGCCGTCCCTGAGCGGGGTGGCACTGAAGAACTTCATGAACATCCTGGAGAGGGTGGTGCAGAAAGGTAAGCAGAGCACACAGGCCGTTACCTCAAAGGATTTAAGTTGAAAGCAGCCGGGacgtctctttttttttttgcaagattGAAGCTTGAAACTCCTTTGGATAACATGAAGCATTGTGTCTCTGTAATGAACAGTTTCACTCAGTctcagtagtaataataataataataataataataattgtatttgtatagcactgtgtcatacaaggcatgtaactcaaagtgcttaacaaatggaaaaaaaacatttttagagatagatttaaaagataTAGATGTATAGAGGAGAGAAAAAGCAggaagaaaaagcaggaaggcagaggaagaagagatagacagagaatgtagagtcataaggtcaacgtaggataggaccaggattcttagatgtgtaaggtccatagtggctgggcctatcataagtcatagatagtcacacagagattgggcgctcaggtgcggcccctggtggcatcaggggtgaggaaaaactccctttcgcttgattcatagtttgtagttTGTAGCTGCAAGAACTGGACTTCACCAGTCATCAGTCTTAACCCTTTAAGACCGGCTACAGCATCAGTGCAACACacactttaacccattgtgtcctggagcgacatatacgctgcattcaagttcttgagattagagctgttttattaaagacATGGGTATGTTAGatctgaatgaacactatactagtgcaaaatgaacattctagattttaaatgtaacctacagtatttcatgtttgtatgtccttcggaggctgagatatttaggatttaacaggcagagggcaccctctcccaaaaagggcttaggacaaaatgggctaAGACAAGGCAACATCTATGTGTATTTACCTTTAACAGTGTTGAGAATTTTCAATTTTTTAGACCTTTTAGGTTTTAGTCTGTTCGTCTTTTGACTAAGCAGTGGACCTCAATTTTCATATTGTTGTCTCATTTTACTGTTTTGTTGTTCATTTTCTTGTGTTGAAATGTGGCATGTGTAATAATTACACAACGGTGTCACATGCACAAACTTGGCACATTCTCAGGGCAAGATGACGTTGTATTTATATGAAGTTGTTCTGTCCTGGTTTTGCCTCTTGCCATCCTCTCTACCCTACATGCCCCCTCCATGATTTACCTACCTTCACTGTAAGCAAAACAGATACCAGTGGTAAATGAATGAGACAAGCTCACATAACATAACAAACTCATTTGCAACTTGTGGGCAAGGATGGCTTCGCAGGGCATTCTGCAAGGTTGGCGCTGGCCTAGTTCAGGAATTTCAGTGAAAGGAATCACGGCCCTTTTGAAAGCATACCGAGCTCTGTGGAGTATTGTAAACCAAATGTTCCCTTGGCTAAACAAAGAGGTGCGCTGTTCTTGGGAACATGAAAGCTGTGCTTGTAGATCATGTCTGAAAGGTGTATGTGGGTTGCGTGTgttttaacctgttaaaacactgcgttataaatttgttaccagaatggcaatgaccaagtcgtagtgcattactaaaggccctgtgttatgtcacagtagagtagtactatggtaattaacttttcaatgactatcacagcgtgcctcagatggtacatcgtgcattatggggctgcaGTCTTTTGCCAATAAAAAATGGCTTCCACGTGGTCCTTATGGTGCCCTGGCTTTGGCCGCTAATAAAATGCGAATTTAATCAAACGGATAATAAAATGATGAACAAGCTAAGGTAATAAAAGGATTATGCATAACATAACCTGGAAGCCCATTTGAAATGCACTGCAATTGCACAGTATTGAGTATTGCCCGTGCCATCTAATGAAatgcatgtttttaaaaaaaatgggcaaatttattattattattattattattattattattattattattactaacaaCAACATTAGTAATAtcatctcctccatcccccattGCAGTCCTGGATGACCAGCAGAATGTGCGTCCCATCAAGGAGCTCCTGCAGACGCTGTACGGCTCTCTGTGCAGCCTGGTGAAGGACATGGGCAAGTCTGTGCTGGTGGGCAACATCAACATCTGGGTGTACCGCATGGAGAACATCCTGCAGTGGAAGCAGCAGCTGGACAACATCCAGATCCGCAGGGTGAgcaagcagtggcggaacaagtgcacacacacgggGCCCCAGGGGGCGATACACTGGTAGGGCCCCCGGCCCCCAACCCATATgtcctgccaaggtcataatagtgcCACAATAAGCCCTGGCTTACATGACTGGGGGGCAATCTGGGTaattgcccctgggcccaggccaGGGTAGCCTGGCTTACTGAATTGCACGGCTCTTTGAGACCGATTGGCCAGGCTATCCCCATACGGACACACCtcacctgtccagggactgcagatgataTTATATGCAGCTATTATATCTGGTGCACATGGTCTTTTATTGCTTTTTGTAACAAATTAattttgtgcatggtccctgtctcaaaaaaacaaacagaagaaatTCAACTAAACTGAACCCTGTAGGGTTCTTCGGGACAGacaggctgcagagagagagagggagagagagcgagagagagagagaggggagagaaaaagagagagagagagcaagggaggaaggGTTGTTTTGTAAGGTTTCAGAGCCACTGCCAGCAAGCTATTTatcttcaacccccccccccccacacacacacacacacacacacactcgtttaaTGGCATACTTTCACCGCtactttaaaaacaaaaatagatCAATGACTAGATGGTTTGTTCACTTCCCCAGACACTCAAGTACACAAAACGGCTCCATGTTTTCTATAATTGCTGTgcgaagcaaaaaaacaaaataactatCATTTTATCTGTCTGTCATTAAATACCCCTTCACTTGTCACTTTTTATGTATTAAGGTGGAAGCAGTGGTTATATTGGCTTTTTATAAGGAGGGGGAAGTTGCTCTTTACTCTTAAACATAATATCTTACTACTGTATCACAATATCAGAAACACCGTAGTACAGGGAGATGGACTCTGGCTGACTTGTCTTGTTCACAATTAGGCTATGTTAAAGTTTTGAAGTTACGCTTGAAGCAAAGCTAGAAAAGCAACCACTGAGTGTGGAGTAagtttatgtctatgccaccgGATGCCACTTTTCCTACTTCACATGCACTGAATTGAGGATGTCTGACGTCACATGAAAAAGGTCTATTGCTTAGGTGAGGAGGTGAAGCTGATCAgcttggaatgttttttttttctctgaccgCTGACAAATTtgttatatttggtgtgtgtccCACAGCCAGCCACCACGGGCATGACCCTGACGGACCTGCCAGCCAGCCTGCAGCTCAACATCATGCGTTGCCTATCTGACGGCCGCGACATCGTCAGCCTGGGCCAGGTGTGCCCGGATCTGGGCGTGGTCTCGGAGGACCGGCTGCTCTGGAAAAACCTGTGCCAGTACCACTTCACCGACCGACAGGTAGCTCATTTGCTAGctgttaacaaaacaaacaaaaaaaactttcttgGACATTAAAGACAGATGTAATGTAAAGACATGAaatgacaaacacaaacataacagAAGGAAATAAGAAGAACAGCTACACCCACCTCACTGATGGGCAAGCCGACAGAAGGAGGACAAGCAGGTCACTTGTACCAGGCCTAGaaagagagggggccccagaattggctcctcctttcagatgactttttcctgggaccaggcaaagctgtcagctgccctgcctgTTATTGTATAGTGAGGCTCGAGTCGCTGGCTGTTAATACACATCagacattacagtacatttcatGTTCAGATTAAACTGAGCAGACACTGTGTATCTGGAGAGACACTACAGTTATTATTGGGCCCAGTTCATGCAGTTTAAAGTATTCCTAGATGGCCCACCACCACTATAATACATTTTGAAGTGCAGGCACCTCCTGAAAACTATTGTTATTGTAACTTATATGTAATGGAATGcttgaaaaaagaagaaatatctgctacactgctgtgattttaacatttcttcttttttctatTACCACTGTAATGCCTTTACTTTATACTACATTTAGTTGATACTCTAACCCAGAGCGAGCTACAGTTAAAGGAAGTCAAACAATATGGTCCAGCAGGTAGGGAATACCTTTTTTTTCTTACACAGATCAGTATTTTTACACCCCAATTTTTCTTTCAATCTGTGCAGATTCGCAAGCGGCTGATGGTATCCGACAAGGGACATTTAGAGTGGAAGAGGATGTATTTCAAGATGACTAGGTGCTACCCTCACAAGGAGCAGTACTGTGAGACTTTGCACTTCTGCACGCACTGTCACATCCTCTTCTGGAAGGTGAGCTGTTGTTACACCACGCAGGTTAGAACCAATCTCAATAGATTTTCAGCAAATGCTAAACTTGCTGGCAGTTATAATAACCCATACAAGCAAAAGACGGTGCAATTGATTACATATAGcattattaaaggggtatgccactattttcgggcttaatacag from Engraulis encrasicolus isolate BLACKSEA-1 chromosome 5, IST_EnEncr_1.0, whole genome shotgun sequence includes:
- the fbxo32 gene encoding F-box only protein 32; amino-acid sequence: MPFLGQDWRSPGQSWVKTEEGWKKSTEDEKNNNLSEVVQSFSKEEAYYKENLLLSLNYDAAAKKRKKDLLNNNTKVPYFHKDQWIYVHKGSTKERHGYCTLGEAFNRLDFCSAIKDPKRFNYVVRLLELIAKSQLPSLSGVALKNFMNILERVVQKVLDDQQNVRPIKELLQTLYGSLCSLVKDMGKSVLVGNINIWVYRMENILQWKQQLDNIQIRRPATTGMTLTDLPASLQLNIMRCLSDGRDIVSLGQVCPDLGVVSEDRLLWKNLCQYHFTDRQIRKRLMVSDKGHLEWKRMYFKMTRCYPHKEQYCETLHFCTHCHILFWKDTNHPCTANNSESCCVPVSPQGFINLFKF